The proteins below are encoded in one region of Hordeum vulgare subsp. vulgare chromosome 3H, MorexV3_pseudomolecules_assembly, whole genome shotgun sequence:
- the LOC123441518 gene encoding LOW QUALITY PROTEIN: uncharacterized protein LOC123441518 (The sequence of the model RefSeq protein was modified relative to this genomic sequence to represent the inferred CDS: inserted 1 base in 1 codon; substituted 1 base at 1 genomic stop codon), with product MSSLSLWCLIHALELGFELLERPAGPNLRRRILRRPSRDASAAAFFPTPSRDASTPSTTSYPSYDHRFPTLMDVTLXLDGTPPGXHWLPGFWDGSDKWLLHLEGGSWYRNLTWCTQRKEKNLGSSDHMETRAEFVGILSNDALQNPDFYNWNEVKVRYCDDSFFMTPTRAYQDGAPEPGGYTTYARGGPTLARQWLTSGGFLDGGGWLPHNRDVSRAWHLLQQSHETVSTIDMGTFMAFVLA from the exons ccggtcccaacctccgcCGCCGCATTCTTCGTCGCCCCTCACGCGACGCCTCCGCCGCCGCATTCTTCCCCACCCCCTCCCGTGATGCCTCCACCCCGTCCACCACGTCCTACCCGTCCTACGACCACCGGTTCCCCACGCTCATGGACGTCACCC GTCTGGACGGGACCCCGCCTGGGTAGCACTGGCTCCCGGGGTTCTGGGACGGGTCCGACAAGTGGCTCCTCCACTTGGAG GGTGGAAGCTGGTACAGGAACCTGACATGGTGCACTCAGCGCAAGGAGAAAAATCTAGGTTCCTCTGACCACATGGAAACGCGGGCCGAGTTCGTCGGCATCTTGAGCAACGATGCTTTGCAGAATCCAG ACTTTTACAATTGGAATGAAGTGAAGGTAAGGTATTGTGATG ATAGTTTTTTCATGACTCCAACACGTGCCTACCAGGACGGTGCTCCTGAACCTGGTGGCTACACGACGTACGCCCGTGGCGGCCCAACCCTGGCACGACAGTGGCTCACCTCTGGTGGTTTCCTAGACGGCGGTGGATGGCTCCCCCACAACCGCGATGTCAGCCGTGCATGGCATCTGCTTCAACAATCTCATG AAACTGTTAGCACAATCGACATGGGAACATTCATGGCTTTTGTATTAGCTTGA